A region from the Bacteroidota bacterium genome encodes:
- a CDS encoding oligosaccharide flippase family protein, which produces MTKNSLIKNWSYLLLSDVSQAVIGFFVFMFLARKLNPEGYGTLNALLALASLFSIFAMNVSANLVISREITLRPKTTAGIFMITFPIRMVSLVISILALVFYETCQGERNIGLISNLILFIDGIWIIENKITQ; this is translated from the coding sequence ATTAAGAACTGGTCTTACCTATTGCTTTCTGATGTTTCGCAGGCAGTGATCGGTTTCTTCGTGTTTATGTTTCTTGCCCGCAAACTTAATCCGGAAGGGTATGGAACATTAAATGCTTTATTAGCATTGGCTTCATTGTTTTCCATATTCGCAATGAATGTAAGTGCTAACCTGGTTATCTCAAGAGAAATTACGCTAAGGCCGAAAACAACAGCAGGTATTTTTATGATTACCTTTCCAATTAGGATGGTATCGCTGGTCATTTCAATTTTGGCATTGGTTTTTTATGAAACGTGCCAGGGAGAGAGAAATATAGGGTTAATAAGCAATCTTATTCTTTTCATTGATGGAATTTGGATAATTGAAAATAAAATTACACAATAA